A single genomic interval of Bacteroidota bacterium harbors:
- a CDS encoding M1 family metallopeptidase, which yields MKKYFITAFIFMIGGVLYAQQEYSVYYADPNAAEREHFADITNMKVEVSFDVNNSNGGKVIGKVTHSFKPLIPSLDSLFFDGPDIQIKKAELGGTSVKYNVSKTGVTVYFSPALTWDKSYNLVFEYEAFPRKGLYFIGWDRPEPSGKPDLFKVRKQIWSQGQGIDNRYWIPMYDNMNDKYTTETVITFAEPYKVLSNGKLLSQKKNKDGTVTWNYRLDKPHSGYLVMLAIGIYEVKSTKTKRNTPVNFWYYPEFKDRVEPTSKYTERIIEFLEDETGVPYQWGSYSQIMVQDFLYGAMENTSATVFGDFFFVDDRAFEDRNYIGVNAHELTHQWFGDLITARSSNDIWMQENFATYYAKLFYGSLPEYGPDEMKMNELGEYQSAFKASESDNLPIRHTQSGSARAYPKGSAVLQMLRYVVGDEAFKQTIKFYLEKHAFQNVQEADFQNAFKDRLGMNLDWFFDEWILRGGEPHYKINWTNTDNATLITVEQIHQMNLVTGVFKMPIQFAVYYTDGSVDRQRIMIDKQFQQVRIPNPNNKKVNFVVFDENSEIMKKMTFERSLKELSEQALKAVNMADRLEAVQALASFPYSETQATLEQIINNNKEFHSVKAEAWKQWLLANKNNGKLPNLNLKTEHREVRMTLATHLNPEQNEQRALLEQLLEDNSYQVIETALDNLFSSMFLQTNGSYMQLAGLWLSKVKDLEGMAKSIKIKWLEYSIVTSNSKEESAKLLNELIEYSSADYEFRTRVNAFEALGRLNYANETVFNNMFEAISRPNSRLSGPTSVVYKKFAAQHSYKLLIYQTLKNQTPLVKKFLKEKGISVQ from the coding sequence ATGAAAAAATATTTTATTACCGCTTTCATTTTCATGATAGGCGGAGTTTTGTATGCTCAACAAGAGTATTCTGTTTATTATGCTGACCCAAATGCAGCCGAGCGCGAACACTTTGCAGACATTACCAACATGAAAGTGGAGGTAAGTTTTGATGTAAATAACAGTAATGGCGGCAAGGTAATAGGCAAAGTAACACATAGTTTCAAACCGCTTATTCCTTCATTGGATTCGTTGTTCTTTGACGGTCCCGATATTCAGATTAAAAAAGCTGAATTAGGCGGCACAAGTGTCAAATATAATGTGAGCAAAACAGGTGTTACAGTTTATTTTTCACCCGCCTTGACTTGGGATAAGTCTTACAACTTGGTTTTTGAATACGAAGCGTTTCCAAGAAAAGGACTATATTTTATAGGATGGGACAGACCCGAACCAAGTGGCAAACCCGATCTTTTTAAAGTAAGAAAACAAATTTGGTCGCAAGGACAAGGAATTGACAACCGGTATTGGATTCCCATGTATGACAACATGAATGACAAATACACAACCGAAACCGTAATCACGTTCGCAGAACCATACAAAGTTTTATCAAACGGCAAATTGCTCTCTCAAAAGAAAAACAAAGACGGTACAGTTACATGGAACTATAGACTTGACAAACCTCATTCAGGCTATCTTGTGATGCTTGCCATCGGAATTTACGAAGTAAAAAGCACAAAAACCAAACGCAATACACCCGTAAACTTTTGGTACTACCCTGAATTCAAAGACAGAGTAGAGCCAACCAGCAAATACACTGAAAGGATTATTGAGTTTTTGGAAGACGAAACCGGAGTCCCCTATCAATGGGGGTCTTATAGCCAAATAATGGTGCAGGATTTTTTGTATGGTGCAATGGAAAACACGTCAGCAACTGTTTTTGGCGACTTTTTCTTTGTTGATGACAGGGCTTTTGAAGACCGGAATTACATTGGAGTCAATGCTCATGAATTGACACATCAATGGTTTGGAGATTTGATAACTGCCAGATCGAGCAACGATATTTGGATGCAGGAAAATTTTGCAACCTATTATGCCAAATTATTTTATGGTAGTCTTCCAGAATACGGTCCTGATGAAATGAAAATGAATGAACTTGGTGAATATCAATCTGCATTCAAAGCATCTGAATCTGACAATTTGCCTATCAGACATACGCAGAGCGGTTCTGCAAGAGCATATCCTAAAGGGTCGGCAGTGTTACAAATGTTACGCTATGTTGTAGGAGATGAGGCTTTTAAACAAACAATAAAATTCTATCTTGAGAAACACGCATTTCAAAACGTACAAGAAGCAGATTTCCAAAATGCTTTCAAGGATCGATTAGGAATGAACCTTGATTGGTTCTTTGATGAATGGATTTTGAGAGGCGGAGAACCTCATTATAAAATCAATTGGACTAACACTGACAATGCTACACTCATTACGGTTGAACAAATTCATCAAATGAACTTAGTAACCGGTGTATTTAAAATGCCCATTCAATTCGCAGTTTATTATACCGATGGAAGTGTTGATAGGCAAAGAATCATGATAGACAAGCAGTTTCAGCAAGTTCGCATTCCCAATCCCAACAACAAAAAGGTCAATTTTGTTGTTTTTGACGAGAATTCAGAAATCATGAAGAAAATGACTTTTGAGAGAAGCCTAAAAGAGTTGTCAGAACAAGCACTCAAAGCCGTAAATATGGCAGATCGATTAGAAGCAGTGCAAGCCCTGGCAAGTTTCCCCTATAGCGAAACACAAGCTACTCTTGAGCAAATCATCAACAATAACAAAGAATTCCATTCTGTTAAAGCCGAGGCATGGAAACAATGGCTGCTTGCTAATAAAAATAATGGCAAACTGCCTAATCTAAATCTCAAAACCGAACACAGAGAAGTACGAATGACATTGGCGACCCATCTTAATCCTGAACAAAACGAACAAAGGGCTTTGCTTGAACAGTTACTTGAAGATAATTCATACCAAGTGATTGAAACTGCATTGGACAATCTTTTTTCTTCAATGTTTTTGCAAACGAACGGCTCTTACATGCAATTAGCCGGATTGTGGTTATCCAAAGTAAAAGACCTTGAGGGTATGGCAAAATCCATTAAAATCAAATGGCTTGAATACTCTATTGTTACAAGTAACTCCAAAGAAGAGTCTGCTAAATTGTTAAATGAACTTATTGAATACAGCAGTGCAGATTACGAATTCAGAACCAGAGTCAATGCTTTTGAAGCCCTCGGCAGATTAAACTATGCCAACGAAACTGTTTTCAATAACATGTTTGAAGCAATCTCAAGACCCAATTCAAGACTATCGGGACCTACCAGTGTGGTGTACAAGAAGTTTGCAGCTCAACATTCCTACAAGTTGCTCATTTATCAAACGCTGAAAAATCAAACTCCCTTGGTAAAGAAGTTTTTGAAAGAGAAAGGAATTTCCGTCCAATAA
- the mltG gene encoding endolytic transglycosylase MltG → MKFLKFVLWSIVSLALLAGGIAAAIWYFVFSPAINITENQQLTLKRTDNLQSLTEKLTETCGLKYPRIFYLIAERMNVEKNLRAGKFEITPNMNNKELAVLFRKGGTFTTNIVIRGSWDLRNIPTVLGNNLEPDPDSFKGVLDNSAYLSKFGFNNKTVAAMFIPNTYNMYWFSTTDEVLSRFYKEYQHFWNKERSAKADSLGLTPLQVSILASILDKETNQVSEMPRIAGVYLNRLNKGWKLQADPTVKYALDSMTMTRIYIEHTLIESPYNTYFIAGLPPAPICIPSVQAIDAVLNREQHDLMYFCAKPDFSGFHVFAKTLDEHNRNANLYHRFLNKLDREKAGAKK, encoded by the coding sequence ATGAAATTTCTTAAGTTTGTTTTGTGGTCGATAGTCAGTCTGGCTTTGTTGGCCGGGGGTATTGCTGCGGCTATTTGGTACTTTGTTTTTTCTCCGGCAATCAACATCACAGAAAATCAACAACTCACTTTAAAAAGAACGGACAATCTGCAATCGCTCACCGAAAAATTGACAGAAACGTGCGGATTGAAATATCCACGCATTTTTTATTTAATTGCAGAAAGAATGAATGTTGAAAAGAACCTCAGGGCGGGGAAGTTTGAAATTACACCCAATATGAATAACAAGGAACTTGCCGTACTTTTTCGAAAAGGCGGCACTTTTACTACAAACATTGTGATTCGAGGCTCTTGGGATTTGAGAAATATACCGACTGTGCTGGGAAACAACTTAGAACCGGATCCGGATTCTTTCAAGGGTGTTTTGGACAATAGTGCGTATTTGTCAAAGTTTGGTTTTAATAACAAAACGGTTGCTGCCATGTTTATTCCCAATACCTATAATATGTATTGGTTTTCGACTACAGATGAGGTATTGTCTCGTTTTTATAAAGAATATCAACACTTTTGGAACAAAGAAAGAAGTGCAAAAGCAGATTCATTAGGACTGACACCTTTGCAAGTCTCTATTTTAGCATCGATATTGGATAAAGAAACCAATCAAGTGTCAGAAATGCCACGCATTGCAGGAGTTTATCTCAATCGACTCAATAAAGGGTGGAAATTGCAGGCTGATCCCACAGTGAAATATGCATTAGATAGTATGACCATGACTCGAATTTATATTGAACACACACTTATAGAAAGCCCTTATAATACCTACTTTATTGCAGGGTTGCCACCTGCACCAATTTGCATTCCTTCTGTTCAGGCAATTGATGCTGTATTAAACCGAGAACAACATGATTTGATGTATTTCTGCGCTAAACCTGATTTTTCAGGGTTTCATGTGTTTGCTAAGACCCTTGATGAACACAACCGCAATGCAAATTTATATCACCGTTTTCTTAATAAATTGGATAGAGAAAAAGCTGGCGCGAAGAAGTAA
- the dapB gene encoding 4-hydroxy-tetrahydrodipicolinate reductase, which translates to MKKPLKIALIGYGKMGKEIEKILIERGHIISTIIDSKTNLQKILDSKCDVAIEFTQPESALSNIAFCVSQQIPLIVGTTGWYQEFDNVRNLVNQHQSSLFTATNFSIGVNLFFHLNKKLAAIMNHYPEYHVTIEETHHKQKKDAPSGTAITTAENILSNYNSKDSWISIENGKYLDVAANEIPIYSFREDNVPGVHKVKWDCDIDEIEITHSAHNRRGFALGAVLASEWIIGRKGIFGMNDMLGFE; encoded by the coding sequence ATGAAAAAGCCCCTAAAAATCGCATTGATAGGATATGGCAAGATGGGTAAAGAAATTGAAAAAATCCTCATTGAGCGAGGGCATATCATAAGCACCATCATTGACAGCAAAACCAATCTACAAAAAATCCTAGATTCCAAATGTGATGTAGCTATTGAATTCACTCAACCCGAATCAGCACTATCCAATATTGCATTTTGTGTGAGCCAGCAAATCCCGTTGATAGTCGGTACAACGGGATGGTATCAGGAATTTGACAATGTAAGAAATTTAGTCAATCAACATCAATCATCCTTGTTTACCGCTACCAACTTTAGTATAGGAGTCAATCTGTTTTTTCATCTTAACAAAAAACTCGCGGCAATCATGAATCACTATCCCGAATATCATGTTACGATTGAAGAAACGCATCATAAACAAAAAAAGGATGCCCCCAGCGGAACAGCCATCACTACCGCAGAGAATATTTTGTCTAATTACAATTCAAAAGACAGTTGGATTAGTATAGAAAACGGCAAATACTTAGATGTCGCTGCCAACGAAATTCCAATTTATTCATTCAGAGAAGACAATGTGCCGGGAGTGCACAAAGTGAAATGGGATTGTGATATTGATGAAATTGAAATAACACACTCCGCTCATAATCGTAGAGGTTTTGCTCTTGGGGCGGTGTTGGCGTCAGAATGGATAATCGGAAGAAAGGGTATTTTTGGCATGAATGATATGTTGGGGTTTGAGTAA
- a CDS encoding phosphoribosylaminoimidazolesuccinocarboxamide synthase, producing MAAEFDTELMATNFFFRHQSSFFRGKVRDVYTLANKYIILVACDRISAFDNVLPRAIPYKGQILTQISSLFLDKCSDIVPTWKIATPDPNVTIGYKCDAIPVEMVVRGYLCGHAWRIYKSGKRVICGEKLPEGLKENDKLPQPIITPTFKNHAGHDEDITMEDILDHKLCTKKQLETMAEASLKLYERGTQLAAERGLILVDTKYEFGIYDKKVMLIDEVHTPDSSRFFYLDSYAKAQKEGKPQKQLSKEFVREWLMQNGFCGEKGQLVPEMTSEFIQSVTDRYVEMYETFTQSKFAPRDYNNIQNQIEKSINNAIESLEF from the coding sequence ATGGCAGCAGAATTCGATACAGAACTAATGGCGACTAACTTCTTTTTTAGACACCAAAGTTCATTCTTTAGAGGTAAAGTTAGAGACGTTTATACCCTTGCAAACAAATATATAATCTTAGTAGCATGTGATCGTATCTCAGCATTTGACAACGTACTTCCCAGAGCAATTCCATACAAAGGACAAATCCTTACTCAGATTTCTTCTTTATTTCTTGACAAATGCAGCGATATTGTTCCCACATGGAAAATTGCCACACCTGACCCCAATGTTACAATAGGATACAAATGCGATGCAATTCCTGTAGAAATGGTCGTCCGCGGCTATTTATGCGGACATGCATGGCGTATATACAAATCCGGTAAACGTGTAATTTGTGGTGAGAAACTGCCGGAAGGACTTAAAGAAAATGACAAACTCCCTCAACCTATCATCACTCCTACATTTAAGAATCATGCCGGACACGATGAAGATATCACAATGGAAGACATCTTAGACCATAAGCTCTGCACAAAAAAACAACTTGAAACTATGGCGGAGGCATCTTTGAAATTATATGAAAGAGGCACACAATTGGCGGCAGAACGCGGTCTTATTTTGGTCGACACCAAATACGAATTCGGAATTTATGACAAGAAAGTAATGTTGATTGATGAGGTACACACTCCTGACTCTTCTCGCTTCTTTTATCTTGATTCGTATGCAAAAGCGCAGAAAGAAGGAAAACCGCAAAAACAACTTTCTAAAGAATTTGTGAGAGAATGGCTTATGCAAAATGGTTTTTGTGGCGAAAAAGGGCAATTGGTTCCCGAAATGACTTCTGAATTTATTCAATCTGTAACAGACCGTTACGTGGAAATGTATGAAACATTCACACAAAGCAAGTTTGCACCAAGAGATTATAACAACATTCAGAATCAAATAGAAAAATCAATCAACAACGCGATTGAATCATTGGAGTTTTAA